The nucleotide window GGCAGGGTCGGAAGAGCAGGTTCCAAAGCTGGTTCCAGGAATACACCCAAGGAGCTGTTCCCTGAAAAGGCCTCTTCATGTTCTGGGTTTCTTGACAGATACACAAGGACAAACTCAGAGTCCCAGGATGATCTGTTAGGGACCAAGGGCTGGACCCAGAGTTCCCTTCTTGGTGGCACATTGTGCTGGTTTCGcctggggtagagttaattttctccatagtagctaggatggggctgtggtttggatttgtgctgaagacagtgttgataatacagggatggttttgttattgctgagcagggcttacatggagtcaaggccttttctgcttctcacaccagcccaccagcgagtaggttGGGGTGCATAAGATGTTGGGAGGGAAGACAGCCGGGACAACTGACCCCGactgaccaaaggaatattccatatcGTATGACACCATGCTCAACATGTAAACTggtggaagaagaaggaggaaggggacatttggagtgatagtgtttgtctttccaagtaacCATTCTGCGTGATggggctctgctttcctggagatggctgaccacctgcctgctgatgggaagcggtgaattaattccttgttttgcttttctggattgtgcagcttttgctttacctactaaactgtctttatctcaacccacgagttttctcttttactcttcatattgtctcccccatcccgccgggggaggtggggagggagcaagCATCTGTATGGGGCTCAGTTGCCGGACAGGGTTAAACCATGGCACACATGCCTAAGCAGACAACAACTGGTCTTCGACTTATCTGCCGGGCACTGTCCCACCTGCAgcggggctgatggcagatgcCATCCTGGAGAGGAATCGGGAGCTGCCAGAAGTCAGGGGATCTCCAGGGACAGTGCGTGAGCCTGGGTGGGCAACTCATAAAATGAGTGACCATCCAAGGTAATGTGTCCCACTGGAAAAGGTGAGCCTGAGGAGACCATGGGATGACAAGGGCCCTGCAAtgccaggagaggctgtgaggagctTGCAGCCAAAGGGACATGGGACTGGAGAGTGGTTCAGGACACTCTCTTGGAAAGCCCATGGGATGGATCTAGTGCAGCCCTCCCCCGCCCTTTGTGCCATTGGAGACACCCACTGGTCCTGCCATcactttggtcagttggggtcagctgtcccggctgtgtcccctcccaaattcCTCTGCACCCCTAGCCTACCCTCTGGTGGtttggtgtgagaagcagaaaagtccttgaattaattgcagaagaagaaatcttgATCTTCCCCTGTACTTGGACTGCCAGTACTTTGTCCGTGATCCTGTGTATTTAATCTCCTGAATCTTGCCACCTCTCCTGACAAAATGACTAGGTCTAAAGGCATTTCTCAGCAGGCTATCTGGACCTATGCCCTTCCTGTTGCTCTCCAGTCTCCCCCTCTCCTTACTCCTTGCTCAGTCAGATCCCTCTCAACTACCCAGGTGCTGCTTTGAGCTTCAGGGAGTTAGAGGCCTGCCCTTGTCTTTCGGCAGTCTAGTTATCTCTTCAGCCCACTCCTTCATTCTCTTTATATCTCTCATTTCGCATCTATctctctaaaatatttctcGGGAGGTTACCCCTTTTGGATGATGACCCTCACTGGAGGAGGTTCACCAGGTTGAAGAAACCCACATCCCTCAGCCTCGCCACACAGGGCACATGCTTTAGCCCTGAACCGCAGAaaaggttaggaaagccaaaggcctgatagaaattagtctggccagggacgtcaaggacaacaagaaaagcttctataggtatgtcagtgataagaggaggacgagggaaaatgtgggtcccctccagaatgaaatgggtgaactggttacccaggatatggagaaggctgaggtacccAACgacttctctgcctcagtcttcactagcaaatgcttgagccacactgcccaggtcacagaaggcagggactgggagaatgaagaaccacccactgtaggagaagatcaggttcgagaatatctaaggaacctgaaggtgcacaagtccatgggacctgatgactTGCATCTTGAGGGAACCGGCAggtgaagtggccaggccactctccctcatgtttgagaagtcctggcagtctggcgaagttcccgccaactggaagaggggcaacataacccccatttttaagaagggtaaagaGGAAGACCcagagaactacaggctggtcagtctcatctctatgcctggcaagatcatggagcagaccctcctggagactatgctcaggcacatggaaaacaaggaggtgattggtgacagccaacatggccttactaggggcaaattgtgcctgacaaacttggtgaccttctatgatggggttacagcgtccgtggataagggaagggcaactgacgtcatctgcctggacttgggcaaggcatttgacactgtcccacacgacatccttgtctctacattggagagacacggattcgatggatggaccactcggtggataaggaattggctggatggttgcactcaaagagttgtggtcaatggctcaatgtccaagtggagaacggtgatgagtggtgttcctcaggggtcggtactgggaccggcactgttcaacatctttgtcggtgacatggacggtgggatcgagtgcaccctcaacaagtttgcggacgacaccaagctgtgtggtgtggtcgacacgctggagggaagggatgccatccagagggaccttgacaggctggagagatgggcccgtgtgaaccgcatgaagttcaacaaggctaaggtcctgcacgtgggttggtgcaatcccaagcatgactataggctgggcgaggaatggattgagagcagccctgaggagaaggacttggggttgttgattgatgagaagctcaacatgagccggcagtgtgcgcttgcagcccagaaagccaaccgtgtcctgggctgcatcaccagcagcgtgaccagcaggtcaagggaggtgatcctgcccttctactccgctcttgtgagaccccacctggagtactgcgtccagctctgggggccccagtacaggagagacattgagctgttggagtgagtccagaggagggccacgaagctgatcagagggctggagcacctctcctatgaggacaggctgagagagttgggattgttcagcctggagaaaaggcggctccggggagatctaattgtggcttaccaggttctgaagggagcctacaggaaggatggtgagggactgtttatgagggagtgtagtgacaggacaaggggtaatgggtttaagctgaaggagggtcgatttagattagatattagaaagaaattctttactgttagagtggtgaggcactggaacaggttgcccagagaggttgtggataccccatccctggaagtgtttaagaccaggttggatgatgctttgggcaatgtggtctagtggagggtgtccctgcctgcagcagggggggtggaactagatgatctttgaggttccttccaacccaaaccatgctatgattctatgattatactCAGTGGAGATCTAGTAAAGCtggctgatgaaaaggcagagaggaactTGGCTCTCCCTATGCTACATGACTCCATCTCATCAGAGGAATCCCTGCGTAGGCTGCCCAGGACATAACAAATAGAAACACGTTCTATCATCCTAAACGTGGGCATCTGATGTCATTTCCTTTGGCCAAAGAGATTCCCCTCCAGCCTCCATGATGATGACCCGAGATGCTGCCCTGTCTCTCAGCATGGCCCCACTAGatcttccagccagctccacgTGTCTTGCACCACCTCTGGCACTTCAAGTGTCACCAGGTCTTTGCCTCTGAACACGTCAGTCCTGGCCTCCGTCCCCATTAATTAGCACGGGAGCTGAGACAAGGAGCTCACAAGCAGGTGCCTATTGTGTGCACTCCTGAACTGAGGCCAGAGGAATCCCACCTCCGGTGGGTTTGTGCTGTGCGTGGGGGGCACCTGGGTCCACTTCTAGCCCCAGGACTAGAAATGTGGAATGGGGACTGAATCCCTTCCCTCGGCAGTGGTGAACGAGATCattccctgtccctgcctggaTGTCCTGTCCAAAGATGGGACAATGAACAGGTGATGCTTGGACATCACTCTTTTTCAGATGGCAGAAATGACACTGCTGGAATGAAgtctctctccccagctgcaggagagaACATCAGAGATTgcttcagcctgtttcacagcaggttcccctggagccccagggacattcTCTGAAGGAGcccagagggggcagagaaagtgctgccttgggctggtcctctgctgctgagctgggctgggctcctgggatggagggagctcatggcaagcgggcagcgctgcagagagacagctctgcccaggagcagggctgagggcactgcctgcaggcccCAAGAGGAGACctgcgaggcagagagagcttaaaggcagttgggagcgggaggatgctgagagctcactGAGGGAGAAATCTTCACAGCCCTCTACGTGGtaagtctctggctgcagggcaacGCAGCTTCAGTTCCTGGAGGGATCTCCTACAACTGGTACATCTGACAGTTTATGGGCTCTGTCAGGAGGACTCTGTCAGTTTCTCTAATGtagaggaggaggctgtgctccagagcagggcttccctgctgctccatCGGAGAGACAGGAGGTAATTGTTGCCTTCTCCTAGGGATGGCTGCAGGGGTGTGAAGCCAGATGTGCAGCCACGGGTGCCCAGGGCTTGGTAGGCTGGTtgggcagcaggagcctggaattatttctctgttctAGAGAGGGCACTGAGACCCCACTTCTTGTTAGcatttcctgagctgctctttAACAACTGCACACACAGGGatgcccctgggcagtgcctgGCTAccaggaggtgtctgcagggcagagctgagcacacagccgGTGGCATGGGGactgtgagcactgacaggggAGAAGCATggaggcagagaagcagctcccagcagggaCTACTCCAGGCAGTAGAGAaatgggcagggagggagagggagctgctcccagaaaCACCGTGGGAGGGAGGATTCTggcacctccctgccatccGCTGCAGTGCAGAAGCCTTCACCAGAGAAAAcccttgctcttctctcccaCCCAGCATAGCCTCTGCCCTTACAGCCATGGGGACTCCGTCATCTTCTCAATGACCTCAGCCctgaagaggagaaattatCACATACCCGACCGTCTGTCCCTGTCCTGCCTCCGtcggcagcagcactgtggcatTTGTCCATTTTCCCCCTCCATTCTCTGCTCCTCTTGTTCCTGTCACTGGACTGGGATGGGGGGTGGCATTCAGATGCACCTCAGAGACCAGCCCTGGGGGTCTTGGCACACGGATTTGTCCATGGGAGTACAGTGTCCCAATCCCCTCCTAATCCCCCGGCTCCCAGTGATACAAAAGGGAAAACTCTCCCTTCAGGACACCCCAGCTTCAGGGTTTGTTTCCCTCCTTGTTTCCCTGCTGGGTGGTATCCTGTGCTTGAACAagggcacagctctcctgtggCAGGTCTGTGTTATGAAGGagccccatggagaagacacCTCAGTGCTAAGGCCATGGGAATGCTGCTGGGCGGTTGTGCACGGGCAGCTGCACTGAGCCCTCTGTGTCCCTGGccgggagggcagagctgagatcCTCCTCAGGTACGATGAGACAGGGTGAGGGGTTTGGAGATTGCACTTGGGAACTGgattcctctgctctcagcaacGTCCAGTTCCTGCTCTGGAGAACGTCTGGGGGCAATCATCCCCCAGCTCAAAGAACTGCCCGCACACGGCAGCAGAGACCAGGGCTGATGGACAGACTGACTCTCCTCACTCTGCACAAAGGCACTGTCCCTTTGCCTGCCAAGACCCACAAGATTGCACCTGGAGTGCAGCAGAAGTGGCAGTGCTCACAGGTGCTCCTCAGGTGTGGTGGGGCAACTAgaacaaaatacacaaagcaaaatCCCCTCAACTCTGCTCTGCGGTCAGGTGAATTGGGAGGGACAATACCGAAAAGTCCTTTGATATCACGAGGGGATTTGATCTTATGTGACCCCGAGTTCCTGTTTAGCTATTGCTGTAGGGATGAACTGATTCCTGCAGAGACCCCAGAAGAGCCCCCAGCTACCTGCGGCACCCTCAGCCAGCACCAACCACAGCTGATGAGAGGGACCTGCCAAAGGTCTTCctgaaggaggggaggcagTTTCAGTGGGCTTTCTATGAGAAATGCACTAggttttgctcagagaagtctcATCTAACTTGTCATTgtcttttccctctttaaaCAGTTCCCGATTCCCAGAGGAAGCTAATGTCCAACGGCAGCTCCatcatcactgagttcctcctcctggcattcgcagacacacgggagctgcagctcttgcacttcgggctcttcctgggcatctacctggctgccctcctgggaaacggcctcatcatcactgccatagcctgtgaccaccacctccacacccccatgtacttcttcctcctcaacctctccctcctcgacctgggctccatctccaccactctccccaaagccatggccaattccctctgggactcCAGGGCCATCTCCCactcaggatgtgctgcacaggtcattctgtttgtttttttcattacagcaGAGTATTTTCTCCTCACCGTCATGGCCTACGACtgctacgttgccatctgcaaacccctgcactacgggaccctcctgggcagcagagcttgtgcccacatggcagcagctgcctggggcagtgggtttctcactgctctgctgcacacggccaatacattttccctacccctctgccacggcaatgctgtggaccagttcttctgtgaaatcccccagatcctcaagctctcctgctcagatgcctacctcagggaagttgggctaatTGTGCTTAGTGTCTGTTTagcctttgggtgttttgttttcattgtggtgtcctatgtgcagatcttcagggctgtgctgaggatcccctctgagcagggacggcacaaagtcttttccacgtgcctccctcacctggccgtggtctccctgtttctCAGCACTGCCATGTTTGCCCACCTGAAGCCCCCATCTGTCTCCTCCACAACCCTGAATCTCTTCGTGGCAGTGctgtactcagtggtgcctccagccatgaaccccctcatctacagcatgaggaaccaggagctcaaggaagCCGTGTGGAAACTGATGACTCAATTTTGTCCAGAAGCTGTAAAGTGTCCACCTTCTTCAGCATGTGACTCATAATGTAACTCCTTACAGGCCCAGTCTTTCTGGAttagtttttgttgttgtcattgttgttgggtcagttgttttcttttcttgctttttttactgtgatcATGTTGTCCACAAAGAAACGTGGACACCCCACTTCTACTTATCTACCTCACTCGTGGGACCCAGCAACTGTCTGAACAAGGAGCTCTACTCCTTCTTTAATTATACAAAATACATGTACTTGCAGGGACTTGTCTGTTTGAGACCCAGgcaatgaaaaccaaaccaaatgaTCTTCCTTGCAAGTTCCCTGCAAAGTCAGAGAGCAAATGAAGGACCAAAAAACCTCCACAGAGAAAGGGCAATGGGGCAGTCATGGAGTCCCTCATACCTATGGAATGGGGAATGTTCCCAGCCCTTAGACAactgtcttcctcctctctctcatgACCTGCGTGGTGTTTGTGCCTGGGAAAACCCTCATCATCATGCGGATGGTGGCAAAGCAGCATCTGCACACCCCCATGGGCTTCTTTTTGAGGCATCTGTCTTCCCTGGAGACCTGCTACTGcaccacccccctgccccagctgatAGCCAGCTTCATGACTGGGCACAGCACCATCTCTGCTCATCACGGTGTTAGTGTACTGTTTTCTGCACCTTTTGCATGTACAGAGTGTTTACTACTGGTGAGCACATCCTACCATCAGTACTGGGCTGTGTGCCACCCCCTGCTCTCTACAAGACTCATGAACTGGCAGGTCTGTCTGCAGAGGGCAGCTGCCCCTTCGCTAGGGTGACTTCTGTCATCTACAGCAAGCAGCTCAGTTGTGTGCCAGATGTAGTTCTGTGGCTGCAGTGGCGCGGACCACTTCTGCTGTGATTTCACCCCCTTGCTGGAGCTCTCACGCAGTGACACTGCGACACTCatgctctttgctttcatcGCCTGCTTTTTAGATCCCATCCTTCCCTTCCCGTGTGCACCAGAGCTGCCACCTTGGGGCAGCTCTCCCATCCAACGTGGGCAGCCAGAAAGCCTTCTGCACCTGTTCCTCTCACCTCAATAGTGCCACTGTTTTCTATGAAACTCACTTTCTTGGGTGTGTGATGCCCAGAACAGCCCTCCTGAGACAGTTTGACAAAGCCCTTTTTCTACACCATCCTCACATCCCTGTTCAATCTCTTCATCTACAGCCTGTGGACCAGAGAAGTTGCAGGAgggaaacactgagaaaaacgctcaggaaagctgtcagcagcagagagaaccCATTGGAGTGGTGGGCCTTTAGGAAGAAATCACTTCTGGTTCTCTTTTGAACCCGTCCAGAGGACCTGGACTGGTGTGTGCCATGTCCTGGGAGCTCCCCGGATGTGTTGGCTATGAAGAAGGCTTTTGGTgtgagaaggagcagagaggtgTCATCATGCGGCCTCTCAAGCATCTCGGAAGGTGCAGAGAGATCAGGGAGGTTCCAAGGTcctcagaaaaggcaaatatcaaacccatcttcaagaagggcaagaaggaggactgGGAGTGTTGCAAGTTGGTCAGCTTCACCTCACTTCCTGGGAAGGTGACAGGGCACATGCACTTGCAGCCACCTCCATCACTTGTTGGACAGAAGAGGATTGCTGAGCCCATGTGGGAGGGGAACAAAGGGCATGCTGTGTGCCTGGACTTTTGCACCTCCTTGGATGTGCTTTCCCATAGTCTCCTTAGAGCAGGTTGTTAACATCTGGACTGAAGAAGTGGACGATGCGGTGGGTGGGAAGTTGACTGGCCAGGATCAGGAACAAATTCTGTCAGTGGTAAAAAGTCTGAGGAGGAGCCAGATACTAGCAGCATTGGTCAGCGATCAGTAAAATTTCATAACAAATCATTAAAAGCTGGAAATGAAGACTTTGTCAGCTGTTacatagatttctttttctgcagagccTTCAACTTTTGTCTAACATTTACATTCCGCACTTAATGCAGTTGTCCGCACAGAGGTGGTCACTGCATCCAAGAAGCCCTGTGGTAACTGAAGCACCCCTGTGGGAAAAGTGACGCAGGAACCCTTCGGATGCATGAGCGGGTTTGCAGGCAGGGAACCTCTGGGATGGTGCAGGGCATCACCTtcccccagtgctgctgggtggGCAGTGAAGAGGCCTCTCAAGCGCAGCAGCACAATGTGCCCCCTTGGATGCTGGCTGTGAGGTCACTTCTGGCTGGTCAGCAGCGGGGAGAGAGATACTCTGAGCTCATGGGTTTCATCAGAAAGAGGCCCCCAACAAGATGACGCATTTGGGGAGGACAGGAGGAGCCTGGGCAAAAGAAATGGGAGACTTGGGGGAAGGAAGACATGCTTGGCCAGTAGACACTAAAGAGTTAAAATAGGTTATGGAGATGTTGCTGTGAAAACATTGACGGTGAAGACATTCATGTTAAGCCCTTCCACTGTGTCTAACCAGTAACCTTAAGCCCTAACTCTACCCCTAAATACTAATCCTCACCCTGACAGTAAACCACTCTTACTGACCTAACTGAGCTTAGGCTATCCCTAACCTCAAACCTAACATCTAACCCAAATCCAAACCCCATAACTCCTTACCCTTACCCTATTGCTTCCCCTAGCCCCTAGCCTCCACCCTTAGCATTTAAACGCTGGCCTTAAGCCTGGCCCTCACCCTAGCCCTAAACAAAACCTTAACCCACAAAGCCAGCCCACAGCCTTCACGCGAACCAGGCACCTTCAGCAGAACACCAAACCCTCTCCCTAAGCCTTTGCCTAATCCCCAGGACTGAAAGGTGAGCTCTAATCCCTAAGCCCGAACCTCAACACCTGACTCCCACAGCCCTCGCTCCTGTGCTCTAAGCCCCTCACCTTCAGCCCCTCCTCACCCTAACTTGCTCTGACTGGCCCCTTGGACAGGGCAGGGATTGAGAGGTCCCAGAAGAGTCGCCTGGTGTTGGAGGAGGAGTGCGAGGTGACCTGTATCTGATGAGCTCATGGGCCACAAAGAGGAGATGGGTGGGAATGCTGTGGTGAGgccagctgtgctccaggatCTCAGGGGCCAGCAGGAGGCACAAGGCTGTGAAGGTGGCTGTGAGGTCACAGCTGGGAGGTCACTTCTGTCTCTGAAGTTGatagggcagcagcaggaacattGCTGGGAAAGGGACCGTGAGGTCACTTCTTTCTGCAGTAGCTGATAGGTCAGCCCCTGACTCATGGCTGGGTTATCTGCTTTTAGGCTCACATCTGCCAGAGTCCCTAGCAGGCCAGCAGAAGGCATGTGGTTGGCAAGTTGATTGTGGAAATCCCTTTCCCTAAGTTGCTGGTAGGCCCATCCAGGAGGAGGGCTTGGATATGGGTTGTCATGTCCTTTCCACCTGAGTACCTGATGGGCCAGCAGCAGGTACGTGGCTTGGCTGCATTTactggagaagctgaaaggcCAGCATCAGGCATGTGGCTTGGAAGATAATGGTGAGGTTCCTTTTGTCTGGTCAGTTGTTAGGCCAAGAGAAGGCTGATGGGTTGGCTATCATTATGACATCAATTATGTCTGAGAAGCTCATATGCCAGCAGGACACACATGGTCATGGAGGTGAGTGTGAGGTCACTGGAACCTCCAGTCACTTGCGGTGACTGGCCATCAGCGGACACATGGCTGTGGTGGTGCCTATGACATCACTTCTGCCTGAGAATctgacagccagcagcaggcatATGACTTGGTCGTTGTTTTGTACCTGGAGGTTCTGGTTTGTTACGTCCCCCATAAGAAAGGCACGCAGACTCGGTGAAGTAtcatttaaaatgccatttgatGGAGCAAACATTATAAACAGTGACTGAGGCCAGCTGAACACAGGGCTGTATTAGGAGGACTGTGGCCACCCAGGCAAGGGTGTTATCACCCCCCTTGACGCAGCGCTGGTGTAGCCACATCTGGACTTGTGTGCCTGGGCATGGGGTTGCCAG belongs to Grus americana isolate bGruAme1 unplaced genomic scaffold, bGruAme1.mat scaffold_778, whole genome shotgun sequence and includes:
- the LOC129201100 gene encoding olfactory receptor 14C36-like, producing the protein MSNGSSIITEFLLLAFADTRELQLLHFGLFLGIYLAALLGNGLIITAIACDHHLHTPMYFFLLNLSLLDLGSISTTLPKAMANSLWDSRAISHSGCAAQVILFVFFITAEYFLLTVMAYDCYVAICKPLHYGTLLGSRACAHMAAAAWGSGFLTALLHTANTFSLPLCHGNAVDQFFCEIPQILKLSCSDAYLREVGLIVLSVCLAFGCFVFIVVSYVQIFRAVLRIPSEQGRHKVFSTCLPHLAVVSLFLSTAMFAHLKPPSVSSTTLNLFVAVLYSVVPPAMNPLIYSMRNQELKEAVWKLMTQFCPEAVKCPPSSACDS